Proteins from a genomic interval of Xanthomonas sp. AM6:
- a CDS encoding YaeQ family protein, with the protein MALTATLRKAELQISDMDRGYYAAHALTLAQHPSETDQRLMARLLTFALFAEERLLFGKGLSSDDEPDLWRMDYTGAIEQWIEVGQPDESRIRKACGRAREVVVANYGGRVADIWWEKNASGLLKLKPLLVVDLPGEAVASAAELIQRSMRFDVVIQDGEVQLLGDEGSVTFTPTVRKAAA; encoded by the coding sequence ATGGCCCTCACCGCCACCCTCCGCAAGGCCGAGCTGCAGATTTCCGACATGGACCGCGGCTATTACGCGGCGCATGCGCTGACCCTGGCCCAGCACCCCTCCGAGACCGACCAGCGGCTGATGGCGCGGCTGCTGACCTTCGCCCTGTTCGCCGAGGAACGCCTGCTGTTCGGCAAGGGCCTGAGCAGCGACGACGAGCCGGACCTGTGGCGGATGGACTACACCGGCGCGATCGAGCAGTGGATCGAGGTCGGCCAGCCCGACGAATCGCGCATCCGCAAGGCCTGCGGCCGCGCCCGCGAGGTGGTCGTGGCCAACTACGGCGGCCGCGTCGCCGACATCTGGTGGGAGAAGAACGCCTCCGGCCTGCTCAAGCTCAAGCCGCTGCTGGTGGTGGACCTGCCCGGCGAGGCGGTCGCCTCGGCGGCCGAGCTGATCCAGCGCAGCATGCGCTTCGACGTGGTGATCCAGGACGGCGAAGTGCAGCTGCTCGGCGACGAGGGCAGCGTCACCTTCACCCCCACGGTGCGCAAAGCCGCGGCATGA
- a CDS encoding pseudouridine synthase: protein MSDPRPPSAFVPAPSRWQLPPGPWPTLLDGLCARFPQVSRAQWQDRCERGRVQDPHGRPLPGSLPYRVGLEVRYFREVADEAPIAGLERIVHADAHLVVADKPHGLPVTPSGRFVRETLLARLVARLGNPALVPLHRLDRATAGLVLFSADPGSRAAYQALFRERRIDKRYEALAPALPGQAFPLLRASRVVRGEPFFRMAEAAGEANSLTRIEVLEARDGPLWRYALTPVTGRKHQLRVHMAALGAPILGDALYPQLRAEREGAAADKLHLLACGLEFDDPLSGQARRFASAQSLAWAVGIAP, encoded by the coding sequence ATGTCCGATCCCCGCCCGCCGTCCGCCTTCGTTCCGGCCCCGAGCCGCTGGCAGCTGCCGCCGGGGCCGTGGCCGACGCTGCTGGACGGGCTGTGCGCGCGTTTCCCGCAGGTGTCGCGGGCGCAGTGGCAGGACCGCTGCGAGCGCGGCCGGGTGCAGGATCCGCACGGCCGGCCGCTGCCGGGGTCGCTGCCGTACCGGGTCGGGCTGGAGGTGCGCTATTTCCGCGAGGTCGCCGACGAGGCACCGATCGCCGGGCTGGAGCGCATCGTCCATGCCGACGCGCACCTGGTGGTCGCCGACAAGCCGCACGGGCTGCCGGTGACCCCGTCCGGGCGCTTCGTGCGCGAGACCTTGCTGGCGCGGCTGGTGGCGCGGCTGGGCAATCCGGCGCTGGTGCCGCTGCACCGCCTGGATCGCGCGACCGCCGGGCTGGTGCTGTTCTCGGCCGATCCGGGCAGCCGCGCCGCCTACCAGGCGCTGTTCCGCGAGCGGCGCATCGACAAGCGCTACGAGGCGCTGGCGCCGGCCTTGCCGGGGCAGGCATTCCCGCTGCTGCGCGCGAGCCGGGTGGTCCGTGGCGAGCCGTTCTTCCGCATGGCCGAGGCCGCCGGCGAGGCCAACAGCCTGACCCGGATCGAGGTGCTGGAGGCGCGCGACGGACCGCTGTGGCGCTACGCGCTGACGCCGGTGACCGGGCGCAAGCACCAGTTGCGCGTGCACATGGCCGCGCTGGGCGCCCCGATCCTGGGCGATGCGCTGTATCCGCAGTTGCGCGCGGAGAGGGAGGGTGCTGCCGCAGATAAGCTGCACTTGCTGGCCTGCGGCTTGGAGTTCGACGACCCGCTCAGTGGGCAGGCGCGCCGTTTTGCCAGCGCGCAGAGCCTGGCCTGGGCCGTCGGCATAGCGCCGTAA
- a CDS encoding cold-shock protein translates to MSADRQSGTVKWFNDAKGFGFITPESGPDLFVHFRAIQGTGFKSLQEGQKVTFVAVQGQKGMQADQVQAV, encoded by the coding sequence ATGTCTGCTGATCGTCAGAGCGGTACCGTGAAGTGGTTCAACGATGCCAAGGGCTTCGGCTTCATCACCCCGGAAAGCGGCCCGGACCTGTTCGTGCACTTCCGTGCCATCCAGGGCACCGGCTTCAAGTCGCTGCAGGAAGGCCAGAAGGTGACTTTCGTCGCCGTCCAGGGCCAGAAGGGCATGCAGGCTGACCAGGTGCAGGCCGTCTAA
- a CDS encoding glutathione S-transferase, with the protein MITVHHLNQSRSQRVLWLLEELALPYQVVKYQRDRQTMLAPPELRAIHPLGKSPVLADDGHVLAESGAILDYLVERYDTERALSPSPQPLDAPERLRYRYWMHYAEGSAMPPLLMSLVFGRIRSAKMPFFARPIARAIVDKAMQGFVGPQLTLHLDWMERELGASGWFAGDRFTAADVQMSFPVQAAAARAGLQAYPNLAGFVRRIEQRPAYQRALQQGGPFELLGSGKAD; encoded by the coding sequence ATGATCACCGTCCACCACCTCAACCAGTCCCGTTCCCAGCGCGTGCTGTGGCTGCTGGAGGAACTGGCGCTGCCGTACCAGGTGGTCAAGTACCAGCGCGACCGGCAGACCATGCTGGCGCCGCCGGAACTGCGCGCGATCCATCCGCTGGGCAAGTCGCCGGTGCTGGCCGACGATGGCCACGTGCTGGCCGAATCCGGCGCGATCCTCGATTACCTGGTGGAGCGCTACGACACCGAACGCGCGCTGTCGCCATCCCCGCAGCCGCTGGACGCGCCCGAGCGCCTGCGCTACCGCTACTGGATGCACTACGCCGAGGGCTCGGCGATGCCGCCGCTGCTGATGAGCCTGGTGTTCGGGCGCATCCGCTCGGCGAAGATGCCGTTCTTCGCGCGGCCGATCGCGCGCGCCATCGTCGACAAGGCGATGCAGGGCTTCGTCGGCCCGCAACTGACGCTGCACCTGGACTGGATGGAGCGCGAACTCGGCGCCAGCGGCTGGTTCGCCGGCGACCGCTTCACCGCCGCCGACGTGCAGATGAGCTTCCCGGTGCAGGCCGCGGCCGCGCGCGCCGGCCTGCAGGCCTACCCCAACCTGGCCGGCTTCGTGCGGCGTATCGAGCAGCGCCCGGCCTACCAGCGTGCGCTGCAGCAGGGCGGGCCGTTCGAGCTGCTCGGCAGCGGCAAGGCCGACTGA
- a CDS encoding alpha/beta hydrolase has protein sequence MSDASPLPPRWPRHLLVALSSLLVTACSSVFFGGLNAGSARQGLGEQRGIVFDAAHGLKLDVYRPVAARDAPVVVFFHGGTWKTGNRRQYRWAGEALARHGVVAIVPDYRKYPQVTLDGFMRDAAAAVAWSRRHAAEHGGDPRRLVLMGHSAGAHMAALLASDGRWLQAQGMSPRQLCGLVGLAGPYDFLPLTETDLIGMFGRDPAQQRRSQPVAFVDGDEPPVLLLHGGADRVVAPRESQALQAALHRVGVPADLKTYPGVGHLRLALALRKDDPALPVMADSIAFVRRCPPREGPP, from the coding sequence ATGTCCGACGCTTCGCCGTTGCCCCCGCGCTGGCCCCGCCACCTGCTGGTCGCGCTGTCGTCGCTGCTGGTCACCGCCTGCAGCAGCGTGTTCTTCGGCGGCCTCAACGCCGGCTCCGCGCGCCAGGGGCTGGGCGAACAACGCGGCATCGTGTTCGATGCGGCGCATGGCCTCAAGCTCGACGTCTACCGCCCGGTCGCGGCGCGGGACGCCCCGGTGGTGGTGTTCTTCCACGGCGGCACCTGGAAGACCGGCAACCGCCGGCAATACCGCTGGGCCGGCGAAGCGCTGGCGCGGCACGGCGTGGTCGCGATCGTGCCGGACTACCGCAAGTACCCGCAGGTGACCCTGGACGGCTTCATGCGCGACGCCGCCGCCGCGGTGGCGTGGAGCCGGCGCCATGCCGCCGAGCACGGCGGCGACCCGCGCCGGCTGGTGCTGATGGGCCATTCCGCCGGCGCGCACATGGCCGCGCTGCTGGCCAGCGACGGCCGCTGGCTGCAGGCGCAGGGGATGTCGCCACGGCAGCTGTGCGGGCTGGTCGGCCTGGCCGGTCCCTACGATTTCCTGCCGCTGACCGAGACCGACCTGATCGGCATGTTCGGCCGCGACCCGGCGCAGCAGCGCCGTTCGCAGCCGGTGGCCTTCGTCGACGGCGACGAACCGCCGGTGCTGCTGCTGCACGGCGGCGCCGACCGGGTGGTCGCGCCGCGCGAAAGCCAGGCGCTGCAGGCCGCGCTGCACCGCGTCGGTGTGCCCGCCGACCTGAAGACCTATCCCGGCGTCGGCCATCTGCGCCTGGCGCTGGCGCTGCGCAAGGACGACCCGGCGCTGCCGGTCATGGCCGACAGCATCGCCTTCGTGCGCCGGTGCCCGCCGCGCGAGGGGCCGCCGTGA
- a CDS encoding YdiU family protein: MSPLRFDNRFTAELPGDPERGPRRREVLGALWSPVEPTPVAAPRLLAHAREVAAMLGLSEQEVLAPQFAEVFAGNALYPGMRPYAANYGGHQFGHWAGQLGDGRAIALGEALGADGRRWELQLKGAGRTPYSRGADGRAVLRSSIREFLCSEAMHHLGVPTTRALSLVGTGEQVVRDMFYDGHPRAEPGAVVCRVAPSFVRFGSFELPAARGDTALLRRLADFVIDRDFPELRARGAGRGADWFGEVCARTATMVAQWMRVGFVHGVMNTDNMSILGLTIDYGPYGWIDDYDPDWTPNTTDAQGRRYRFGTQPQVAYWNLTRLAQALAPLFADVAPLHAGLERFRQVHAQAERDTAAAKLGLAACDEADLALMQDLLQLLQQGEVDMTLWFRGLSAPQVPALADLAEAFYDPAKLAAQAPAFEAWLARYAQRLREDPLPADERAAKMRAANPRFVLRNYLAQQAIDRAEQGDAGGVAELLEVMRRPYDEQPGREAFATRRPDWARERAGCSMLSCSS, from the coding sequence ATGAGTCCATTACGCTTCGACAACCGTTTCACCGCCGAGCTGCCCGGCGATCCCGAGCGTGGTCCGCGCCGGCGCGAGGTGCTGGGCGCGTTGTGGTCGCCGGTCGAGCCGACGCCGGTGGCCGCGCCGCGGCTGCTGGCGCACGCGCGCGAGGTGGCGGCCATGCTCGGCCTGTCGGAGCAGGAAGTGCTGGCGCCGCAGTTCGCCGAGGTCTTCGCCGGCAATGCGCTGTACCCGGGCATGCGCCCGTACGCGGCGAACTACGGCGGCCACCAGTTCGGGCACTGGGCCGGGCAGCTCGGCGACGGCCGCGCGATCGCCCTGGGCGAGGCGCTGGGCGCCGACGGGCGGCGCTGGGAACTGCAGCTCAAGGGCGCCGGGCGCACCCCATATTCGCGCGGCGCCGATGGCCGCGCGGTGCTGCGTTCGTCGATCCGCGAATTCCTGTGCAGCGAGGCGATGCACCATCTCGGCGTGCCGACCACGCGCGCGCTGAGCCTGGTAGGCACCGGCGAGCAGGTGGTGCGCGACATGTTCTACGACGGCCATCCGCGCGCCGAGCCGGGCGCGGTGGTGTGTCGGGTGGCGCCGTCGTTCGTGCGCTTCGGCAGTTTCGAACTGCCGGCCGCGCGCGGCGATACGGCCTTGCTGCGCCGGCTGGCCGACTTCGTGATCGACCGCGATTTTCCCGAACTGCGCGCGCGCGGCGCCGGCCGCGGCGCCGATTGGTTCGGCGAGGTCTGCGCGCGCACTGCGACGATGGTCGCGCAGTGGATGCGGGTCGGCTTCGTGCATGGAGTGATGAACACCGACAACATGTCGATCCTGGGCCTGACCATCGACTACGGCCCGTACGGCTGGATCGACGACTACGATCCGGACTGGACGCCGAACACCACCGATGCGCAGGGTCGCCGCTACCGCTTCGGCACCCAGCCGCAGGTCGCGTACTGGAACCTCACCCGGCTGGCGCAGGCGCTGGCGCCGCTGTTCGCCGACGTCGCGCCGCTGCACGCGGGCCTGGAGCGGTTTCGCCAGGTGCATGCACAGGCCGAACGCGACACCGCCGCCGCCAAGCTCGGCCTGGCCGCCTGCGACGAGGCCGACCTGGCGCTGATGCAGGACCTGCTGCAGCTGCTGCAGCAGGGCGAGGTGGACATGACCCTGTGGTTCCGCGGGCTGAGCGCGCCGCAGGTGCCGGCGCTGGCGGACCTGGCCGAGGCGTTCTACGACCCGGCCAAGCTGGCCGCCCAGGCGCCGGCGTTCGAGGCCTGGCTGGCGCGCTATGCGCAGCGGCTGCGCGAGGATCCGCTGCCGGCCGACGAGCGCGCGGCGAAGATGCGCGCGGCCAACCCGCGCTTCGTGCTGCGCAACTACCTGGCGCAGCAGGCGATCGACCGCGCCGAGCAGGGCGATGCCGGCGGCGTGGCCGAGCTGCTGGAGGTGATGCGCCGGCCCTACGACGAGCAACCGGGCCGCGAGGCGTTCGCGACGCGGCGTCCGGACTGGGCGCGCGAGCGCGCCGGATGCTCGATGCTGTCGTGCAGTTCCTGA
- a CDS encoding TetR/AcrR family transcriptional regulator yields the protein MKDRTTARARPPRTARPAAEARAAAPAGRQRGRPALARPRLLRAARELLLEHGLEVSLEQIALHAGLTRQSLYNHFSSKADLLMQVFEALNEELQTRLENIGDTASQDLPRTLQQIALTVQAHLYAPSSLRLHRLLVQASAQMPELLQSMHQRRTGRLRQRLSDLLQRLDARGDVRVASPQLAATAFIGAAIGYAYPGAMLNGQAPDRDTQQALAAEVVASFLAAWSYRSAPSR from the coding sequence ATGAAGGATCGCACAACCGCCCGCGCCAGGCCGCCTCGCACTGCCCGCCCGGCGGCCGAGGCGCGTGCGGCGGCGCCGGCCGGCCGCCAGCGCGGACGTCCGGCGCTGGCGCGGCCGCGGTTGCTGCGCGCGGCGCGCGAGCTGTTGCTGGAGCACGGCCTGGAGGTCTCGCTGGAGCAGATCGCGCTGCACGCCGGGCTGACCCGGCAGAGCCTGTACAACCATTTCTCCAGCAAGGCCGACCTGCTGATGCAGGTGTTCGAGGCGTTGAACGAGGAACTGCAGACGCGGCTGGAGAACATCGGCGACACCGCCTCGCAGGACCTGCCGCGCACGCTGCAGCAGATCGCGCTGACCGTGCAGGCGCACCTGTACGCGCCGTCCTCGCTGCGCCTGCACCGGCTGCTGGTGCAGGCCAGCGCGCAGATGCCCGAGCTGCTGCAGTCGATGCACCAGCGCCGCACCGGACGCCTGCGCCAACGCCTCAGCGACCTGCTGCAGCGGCTCGATGCGCGCGGCGACGTGCGCGTGGCGTCCCCGCAACTGGCCGCCACCGCGTTCATCGGCGCGGCCATCGGCTACGCCTACCCCGGCGCGATGCTCAACGGCCAGGCGCCGGATCGCGACACCCAGCAGGCGCTGGCGGCGGAAGTGGTGGCGAGCTTCCTGGCCGCCTGGAGCTATCGCAGCGCGCCGTCGCGCTGA
- a CDS encoding efflux RND transporter periplasmic adaptor subunit: MPAPFAQRPRRALPLLLCLSLVVLAGCKGERAAPAAQARTVGVVTLQPQSVPLSAELAGRTAASEESEVRPQVSGILRKRLFEEGALVRAGQPLFQIEPTLYQAAANEAQANLATAEAALATAQLRAERYRELGKTRLAAQQDVDDAQATYKQALASRDANRAALETARTQLRFATVEAPISGRIGRARVTPGALVTASQADAIAKIQQLDPMNVDITQSGSQFLALRRAIAGGGVQPATAEVRLKLSDGSDYPLPGTLQFADIDVEETTGSVTLRARFPNPDAQLLPGMYVRAIVGQGIRQQALLVPQAAVDRTPRGDAQAWVVGADNIVRQRQFTTLRAIGDRWLVGDGLKPGERVVVEGRQGLSDGAKVTVKPAAAAAGQG, from the coding sequence ATGCCCGCGCCCTTCGCCCAGCGTCCTCGCCGCGCGCTGCCGCTGCTGCTGTGCCTTTCCCTGGTCGTGCTCGCCGGTTGCAAGGGCGAGCGCGCGGCGCCCGCGGCGCAGGCCAGGACGGTCGGGGTGGTGACGCTGCAGCCGCAAAGCGTGCCGCTGAGCGCCGAGCTGGCCGGACGCACCGCCGCCTCGGAGGAGTCGGAGGTGCGCCCGCAGGTCAGCGGGATCCTGCGCAAGCGGCTGTTCGAGGAAGGCGCGCTGGTGCGCGCCGGGCAGCCCCTGTTCCAGATCGAACCGACCCTGTACCAGGCCGCGGCCAACGAGGCGCAGGCCAACCTGGCCACCGCCGAGGCCGCGCTGGCCACCGCGCAACTGCGCGCCGAACGCTATCGCGAACTGGGCAAGACCCGGCTGGCCGCGCAGCAGGACGTGGACGACGCGCAGGCGACCTACAAGCAGGCGCTGGCCAGCCGCGACGCCAACCGCGCCGCGCTGGAGACCGCGCGCACCCAACTGCGCTTCGCCACGGTGGAGGCGCCGATCAGCGGCCGCATCGGCCGCGCGCGGGTGACCCCGGGCGCGCTGGTCACCGCCAGCCAGGCCGACGCGATCGCCAAGATCCAGCAGCTGGACCCGATGAACGTGGACATCACCCAGTCCGGCAGCCAGTTCCTGGCGCTGCGCCGCGCGATCGCCGGCGGCGGGGTGCAGCCGGCCACCGCCGAGGTGCGTTTGAAGCTGTCCGACGGCAGCGACTATCCGCTGCCGGGCACGCTGCAGTTCGCCGACATCGACGTGGAGGAAACCACCGGCAGCGTGACGTTGCGCGCGCGCTTCCCCAATCCCGACGCGCAGCTGCTGCCGGGCATGTACGTGCGCGCGATCGTCGGCCAGGGCATCCGCCAGCAGGCGCTGCTGGTGCCGCAGGCGGCGGTCGACCGCACCCCGCGCGGCGACGCCCAGGCCTGGGTGGTCGGCGCGGACAACATCGTGCGCCAGCGCCAGTTCACCACGCTGCGCGCGATCGGCGACCGCTGGCTGGTCGGCGACGGGCTCAAGCCCGGCGAGCGGGTGGTGGTGGAGGGCCGGCAGGGCCTGAGCGACGGCGCCAAGGTGACCGTCAAGCCGGCCGCCGCTGCCGCCGGCCAGGGCTGA
- a CDS encoding efflux RND transporter permease subunit: MLARFFIARPIFAWVLAICIMAAGAIAVFTLPVEQYPDIAPPGVTVTATYNGASAQTVEDSVTQVIEQQIKGIDHLLYFSSTSSSSGQARISITFDQAADPDIAQVQVQNAVNQALNRLPQEVQQQGVTVAKSQGDSLMAVALYDSTDRLDNVDISDYLISTLQDPISRINGVGEINVFGAQYAMRIWLDPHKLNAYNLMPGDVRSAIEAQNTQVTAGELGALPTGADQQLNATVTAQSRLQTPEQFRAIILATQPDGSSVHLGDVARVEIGAENYQNSATLNGHPASGFSVTLSSGANAVATSDAVRATIERLKPTFPPGMEVAYPRDSTPFVRISIQGVVHTLVEAIVLVVVVMFLFLQNGRATLIPAITVPVVLLGTFGILAAAGFTINTLTLFAMVLAIGLLVDDAIVVVENVERIMHEQHLPPREATEQSMGEITGALVGITVVLGAVFLPMAFFGGSTGIIYRQFSITIASAMALSALVALTLTPALCATLLKPVEKERQPGRFFRWFNRGVERSQQAYQRRLGTLLRQPRRWMALYAVIALAMVALYVRMPTGFLPVEDQGQVQIQFTTPEGTPLAKTEALGRRISDYFMTHEKDNLTAIFMVIGRNNAGTGQNAGQAFVALRPWGERNRDNTAQAIIDRANAHFRSTADAKISVLSPPAVRGLGQSSGFELWIRDSDGAGRPALLKAQQQVLQEAGDDPQLTAVRLNGLGDKAQLQVDIDQAQASALGLAQSDVNATLSTAWGGSYVNDFVDRGRVKRVYVQGDAPYRSLPEDIGQWYVRGKDGQMAPFASFASTRWTRGPQLQQRFNGLPAAQIQGGAASGSSSGEAMQRMQALVAKQEGFDLQWSGLSYQEQLSSNQTLWLYTASILFIFLCLAALYESWSIPVAVLLVIPLGVVGTVTATTLAGFVNDIYFQVGLLTTIGLSAKNAILIVEFAEAQQKAGRPLLEAALEGARLRLRPIVMTSLAFVAGVLPLALSTGAGAASRREIGVSVIGGMVSGTALAVLLVPLFFVLVRGLLHAPAADAPATSAG; encoded by the coding sequence ATGCTCGCGCGTTTCTTCATTGCCCGCCCGATCTTCGCCTGGGTGCTGGCGATCTGCATCATGGCCGCCGGCGCCATCGCCGTGTTCACCTTGCCGGTGGAGCAGTACCCGGACATCGCCCCGCCCGGGGTCACCGTCACCGCCACCTACAACGGCGCCTCGGCGCAGACGGTGGAGGACAGCGTCACCCAGGTGATCGAGCAGCAGATCAAGGGCATCGACCACCTGCTGTACTTCTCCTCGACCAGTTCCTCGTCCGGGCAGGCGCGCATCAGCATCACCTTCGACCAGGCCGCCGACCCCGACATCGCCCAGGTGCAGGTGCAGAACGCGGTCAACCAGGCACTCAACCGCCTGCCGCAGGAAGTGCAGCAGCAGGGCGTGACCGTGGCCAAGTCGCAGGGCGACAGCCTGATGGCGGTGGCGCTGTACGACAGCACCGACCGGCTGGACAACGTCGACATCTCCGACTACCTGATCAGCACCCTGCAGGACCCGATCAGCCGCATCAACGGCGTCGGCGAGATCAACGTGTTCGGCGCGCAGTACGCGATGCGCATCTGGCTGGACCCGCACAAGCTCAACGCCTACAACCTGATGCCCGGCGACGTGCGCAGCGCGATCGAGGCGCAGAACACGCAGGTCACCGCTGGCGAACTCGGCGCCCTGCCCACCGGCGCCGACCAGCAGCTCAACGCCACGGTGACCGCGCAGTCGCGGTTGCAGACCCCGGAGCAGTTCCGCGCCATCATCCTGGCCACACAGCCGGACGGCTCCAGCGTGCACCTGGGCGACGTGGCGCGGGTGGAGATCGGCGCCGAGAACTACCAGAACAGCGCCACGCTCAACGGTCATCCGGCGTCCGGCTTCTCGGTGACGCTGTCCTCCGGCGCCAACGCGGTGGCCACCTCCGACGCGGTGCGCGCCACCATCGAGCGGCTCAAGCCGACCTTCCCGCCGGGCATGGAGGTCGCTTACCCGCGCGACAGCACGCCGTTCGTGCGCATCTCGATCCAGGGCGTGGTGCACACCCTGGTCGAGGCGATCGTGCTGGTGGTGGTGGTGATGTTCCTGTTCCTGCAGAACGGCCGCGCCACGTTGATCCCGGCGATCACCGTGCCGGTGGTGCTGCTGGGCACGTTCGGCATCCTCGCCGCGGCCGGTTTCACCATCAACACGCTGACCCTGTTCGCGATGGTGCTGGCGATCGGCCTGCTGGTGGACGACGCCATCGTGGTGGTGGAGAACGTCGAGCGGATCATGCACGAGCAGCACCTGCCGCCGCGCGAGGCCACCGAGCAGTCGATGGGCGAGATCACCGGCGCGCTGGTCGGCATCACCGTGGTGCTGGGCGCGGTGTTCCTGCCGATGGCGTTCTTCGGCGGCTCCACCGGCATCATCTACCGCCAGTTCTCGATCACCATCGCCTCGGCGATGGCGCTGTCGGCGCTGGTCGCGCTGACCCTGACCCCGGCGCTGTGCGCGACCCTGCTCAAGCCGGTGGAGAAGGAGCGCCAGCCGGGACGCTTCTTCCGCTGGTTCAACCGCGGCGTGGAGCGCAGCCAGCAGGCCTACCAGCGCCGGCTCGGCACGCTGCTGCGGCAGCCGCGGCGCTGGATGGCGCTGTACGCGGTGATCGCGCTGGCGATGGTGGCGCTGTACGTGCGCATGCCGACCGGCTTCCTGCCGGTGGAGGACCAGGGCCAGGTGCAGATCCAGTTCACCACGCCCGAAGGCACGCCGCTGGCGAAGACCGAGGCGCTGGGCCGGCGCATCAGCGACTATTTCATGACCCACGAGAAGGACAACCTCACCGCGATCTTCATGGTGATCGGGCGCAACAACGCCGGCACCGGGCAGAACGCCGGCCAGGCCTTCGTCGCGCTGCGGCCGTGGGGCGAGCGCAACCGCGACAACACCGCGCAGGCGATCATCGACCGCGCCAACGCGCATTTCCGCAGCACCGCCGACGCCAAGATCAGCGTGCTGTCGCCGCCGGCGGTGCGCGGCCTGGGCCAGTCCAGCGGCTTCGAGCTGTGGATCCGCGACAGCGACGGCGCCGGCCGCCCGGCCTTGCTGAAGGCGCAGCAGCAGGTGCTGCAGGAGGCCGGTGACGACCCGCAGCTGACCGCGGTGCGGCTCAACGGCCTGGGCGACAAGGCGCAGCTGCAGGTGGACATCGACCAGGCCCAGGCCAGCGCGCTGGGGCTGGCGCAGAGCGACGTCAACGCTACCCTGTCCACCGCCTGGGGCGGCAGCTACGTCAACGATTTCGTCGACCGCGGCCGGGTCAAGCGCGTCTACGTGCAGGGCGATGCGCCGTACCGCTCGCTGCCGGAGGACATCGGCCAGTGGTACGTGCGCGGCAAGGACGGGCAGATGGCGCCGTTCGCCAGCTTCGCCAGCACCCGTTGGACCCGCGGGCCGCAGCTGCAGCAGCGTTTCAACGGGTTGCCGGCGGCGCAGATCCAGGGCGGCGCCGCGTCCGGCAGCAGTTCCGGCGAGGCGATGCAGCGGATGCAGGCGCTGGTCGCCAAGCAGGAGGGCTTCGACCTGCAGTGGAGCGGGCTGTCCTACCAGGAGCAGCTGTCGAGCAACCAGACGCTGTGGCTGTACACCGCCTCGATCCTGTTCATTTTCCTGTGCCTGGCGGCGCTGTACGAGAGCTGGTCGATCCCGGTGGCGGTGCTGCTGGTGATCCCGCTGGGCGTGGTCGGCACGGTCACTGCGACCACCCTGGCCGGTTTCGTCAACGACATCTATTTCCAGGTCGGCCTGCTGACCACGATCGGCCTGTCGGCGAAGAACGCGATCCTGATCGTGGAGTTCGCCGAGGCGCAGCAGAAGGCCGGGCGGCCGCTGCTGGAGGCGGCGCTGGAAGGCGCGCGGCTGCGCCTGCGGCCGATCGTGATGACCTCGCTGGCGTTCGTCGCCGGCGTGCTGCCGCTGGCGCTGTCCACCGGCGCCGGCGCGGCCAGCCGGCGCGAGATCGGGGTCAGCGTGATCGGCGGCATGGTCTCGGGCACGGCGCTGGCGGTGCTGCTGGTGCCGCTGTTCTTCGTGCTGGTGCGCGGCCTGCTGCACGCGCCGGCGGCGGACGCGCCGGCCACGTCGGCCGGGTGA
- a CDS encoding adenine phosphoribosyltransferase: MNESSCCDAPADAPVHWSSHIRDIADFPKPGIVFKDITPLLADGPDFASALDEMARPWRTTPLHAVLGIESRGFILGAALAHELRTGFVPIRKPGKLPGRTVTQDYALEYGSDRIEMHADALPAGARVLIVDDVLATGGTLRAALSLARQLQLEVVGAAVLVELQALQGRARWSDAVPLLATLRY, translated from the coding sequence ATGAACGAGTCCTCCTGCTGCGACGCGCCCGCCGACGCACCCGTGCACTGGTCCAGCCATATCCGCGACATCGCCGATTTCCCCAAGCCGGGCATCGTGTTCAAGGACATCACCCCGCTGCTGGCCGACGGCCCGGATTTCGCCTCGGCGCTGGACGAGATGGCGCGCCCGTGGCGCACCACGCCGCTGCACGCGGTGCTGGGCATCGAGTCGCGCGGCTTCATCCTGGGCGCGGCGCTGGCGCACGAACTGCGCACCGGCTTCGTGCCGATCCGCAAGCCGGGCAAGCTGCCGGGCAGGACCGTGACCCAGGACTACGCGCTGGAATACGGCAGCGACCGCATCGAGATGCACGCCGACGCGCTGCCGGCCGGCGCGCGGGTGCTGATCGTGGACGACGTGCTGGCCACCGGCGGCACCCTGCGCGCGGCGCTGTCGCTGGCGCGGCAGCTGCAGCTGGAGGTGGTCGGCGCGGCGGTGCTGGTCGAACTGCAGGCGCTGCAGGGACGCGCGCGCTGGAGCGATGCGGTGCCGTTGCTGGCCACGCTGCGTTACTGA